DNA sequence from the Penicillium psychrofluorescens genome assembly, chromosome: 3 genome:
TGGGTGTGCAGAAGGCGGTTCAAGATCACTGGGGGTTTTGTCACGTACGGCGAGccacggaagaggagaacGGGCGGGCAATAGCGAAAGTGCGGGCGGGCGAGCGCCGCGCAAGGGTGGAAACCGTGCGTTGGAGGAACATTGTCCTTTGTTgtggaggggagaagggaCAACGACGGGGGTGTGGGTGtgagtggaaggagaggtTGCGGTTGAGGACGAGGATTGACGATGGATGCCGCTTCCGCCCGTTCGGACTATGATTGGCTGTGCAGCAGTGGCCAATGGGAGCGTGGGAGCTCATACGGTAGACTGTGGATGCCACCAGTGCAGAAATGGCTACTTTGGGGTAGCAATTAGGGCTTAGGTTTATGGGAGATGGTAGTATACGGAACAATAGTTGCTATCAAGGACCTAGATATATACACACAGAGTAGTTCAACTAAATTGCGAAGCCTTCTCGCGACACGCCGCAGGGGTATACCCATTCCCGACTTTGCCAGCAATGATGCGCCACTGGTCATTCTCATACTCGTCGACAGCACGCTGAAGCCGATGCACCTGTTCCGAGTTAGCATAATAGCCCGAAATAAGCTCGAATGAAAGAGCAAAACAAACCATATCCTCAGTCCAGATGACATCTTTCGTCTTCAGCTTGGTACAGTACCGGACCTGTAGCGTGCCGCTCGTGCGGCCAGGAAAGAAATCCGCGATCTGTTTCCAGGTCAagttcttgatctccttAAGTTCCACGAGGAGCAGGTCTTCCTCTCTTGTGAACTTCAGCTTCGGCCCGCGCGGCCGTGGTGCTGGGGTTGGCATGCCCGGCTGCCCTACGACGTTGGGGGCAGTGCCCGGCAaggacggcgacggcgaccCCATTCTCGGGTCGAGGCCATAGCGGATGGACGCTTGCGGtgggaggcggtggtggtggtgttgaggttgcgggagagaaagagaataGTCAGGTGGATGGGTAGGTGAATGGTCGCTTGGGACGGGGTATAGCATCTCCGAAGAACCGATCGGCGGAGAAGACCCGTTATTCAACAGTGTCTGTTGGGGTGATGGTTGATGCCCGATACGGCGATCCATGTGGTGGCTGCTGTTGTCTGTGCTGGCAGGTCGAGATCGTTCTTGCGTGTCTCTCAGAGGAGAGAGCTCGAAAGTTGACGGGGGGTGGTATTGCGGCGAGATTTGGCGCGAGTGCATCTGTTGCGATCCCATGAAGACAGGCTGTGGTTCATGGTCGGTATGAGGCAGCGCCGCTAGCCTGGCCTGTGAATATGGGGCAAAGGATGACTGGTGTGGGCCTTCAGGAGAGAAACTTTCGGGTAATCTATCGGCGCACGACTGAGAAGGGTTGTAGACGATCATATCTTCGTGGCTGTTGACTTTgtcgaggccatggtgagagaaGGTGATTGCATAGCCTCGATACGGGTGCGCCACCGTCGCGGACATACATCGACACTGCTAGGGCATGGAGCCCCAGCAGGCAGCTCAATTGGCTGTTCAATACGCAGAGCAGGAAGTCGTTGTCACATATGACCGTCGCGGTCAAAAGAAAAGGGGACCAGCCTATGAAACCGGGCCAGTCACAATGAGTTCGTGACCGAATATAAGACTGCAAATTTCAAAGTGGTGACGAGCTAGAGGATTGAGGAAATATGCCAATCATGATTCATAAGAGCGGCAAAAGACAAACCGACGGCAGCAGTGGTCGTCTATAAGTTCCCTCCACACCAAAGATATCACGCCTCCGGGAGGGGGGTGGTTTGATTGCGCTAGCCTCTGATCCAGGCTTACCCGTTGCTGGCCGGACGGAGGGTGCATTGTCAGGGCTGATTTCACCAGCGTCAAGTGGAACACGCTGCAAAGACTCCCCGTTCTTGAACCAGGGGAGGGGGtaggggaaaaaaaagcTGACTATTGCATCGGCTGATAGATACCATCTAGGTTTAGCCAAGTCAGCAGCGCGAGGCTATTTGTCCCTTTGCCGGACTGCTCGGGGATGGCAAGAGCTTCGCACGAATCAATTGCACGAACTAGCGAGGAAGGTACGCAGCCCATGAGCAAAGAGACAGGGGGGTGATGGGGTCGAAACAGTATTATTGCGCCCCTTTTTCGCCCTCGGCTAGGGTTCGAGGTGAACCCCATCGTTCAAacgaggtggagaagaagagcaggatGATCGAAACGAAACGCCAGTCCCAAAATCACCAAAATCTGGCCCAGTCTGCTGGagaggttgttgaagaacAAGGCGCGCAACAAGCCTATAGTTAACGCGAAAACATCgcttcatcaccgccatcgaATAAACAATAAGCTTCCTCCCACCCCTCCCCCACTAAGCACCTGCCAGATGGCAAACACAACCCGACAGGAAGATCTCAGCACGGGGCAGATGATGGGGTGATCTGGCTCGCCTTAGGTGCAGAAAGTTGGCGTGGCCCAACATCTGTCTGTTTGTCATTGATTTGATTATTTATCGCTTTGTCTCAATGTTCGAACCACACCCGGGCGTGAGAGCTAGCTAGCTGCCCCTCCGTTTCCCGAGGCTCTGGCATCAAATTGATTGATCGGGGAGAGGATGACACCGTTACGAAAAGAAATACCGATAAGCATCGGGGAGACCCTGACGGGGGTAGAAGGACCCCGTGTATATTCGATAGCGCGAGTCGATCCCTGCCGATGCgcttttggtttctttgttcttctcttcccgcGACCAATACCACGCTTTAGCACGGCTTATGTATGAGGCTTGCTGCCCGTTAGAGGAGCTGTGCCGTCAATTGACCAGGATATGATTCGCCCCGGCCCTTCCCGGACCCGTAGCGTCAGGTAGGGAAACTAGGGTTCGGGAGCTCCGTGCGCCGCGAAGGCGTGATTCTGGTAGCGGGTGACCAGCGGCGCTGCTCTTGGGCccgtcagcagcagcgtAGTGTAGGCTATCACACGTCGCGGCAGGAAATTAGAGGCAGGCGCGTGCCGCAAAATTGTAAAGTCGACTGCACCCCTTGCTGTCTGTCTCTCCTTTGTATATTCGCGGTGCAgctggtgaagaagatgatcatgGATAGAGAATAATGGATGAAATAAAAACCAATCTTTTTTGAACTTGACATGCTGTTTCGCGAATGGCATAGTGGCTATAATACAAAAATTGACGCCGATAAGCAACAgacctcgtcttcgtcttgGGGCTCAAGCCTCCCAACAGTACATAAATTAGATGGTCTTGATacaaagaaaccaacccCCagaaaagccaaaaaaaaaaatcaaacGAGAATACACGCCAGAGAAACAAAATCACTCGAAGTTGTCAGACCGATCCACCCAGATATCCTCGAGCTCAGCGAAGTTCTGGAAATGCAGAGGCCGATGTTGATCATCATAGAAGCGCAGCGGGGTGTCAATCTTGACGTAAACGGGCCTCTTTTCCACGCTGCCGAAGGAGCTACCCATAAAGCTGTAGTTCCAGACATTGTCCTCGGGGACGAGGAAATAGCCGCGGATCTTGTCACTGAGAAGCAGCTGGCACTTCTCACCCATGTTGGTGGCGAAGCCCTGCGGCTGATCCGAACTCATGTCCTTATTCTCGGCGCCCCACTTGTAGCCCGTAGGAGTGAGCCCCCAAGCGGCGAGTGAGACGGACCCTGGTGTGAACGAAACGGTCATGGTCACGGTCTTCTTGTCCCACGAGGGGTGTGCGTTCATGAGACGCGCGTGCTGTGTGACATCCATCGCGGACATGTAGGGTGGCTCATTGCCCGAAACCGTGTGGATGACACCGAGCGGCTCCAGACCGTTCAGGTAGTCGTGCTGGGGCAGCTGATGCGGCAGTTGCACATCCCGGGTGTTTCCGACCTGGGGAATCATCACGATAGTGCGAACCTCCTTGACCTGTTCGTTGTCGGGGGGAGAGCTGCCATAGATGTATCCAGAAACCTGCACACGGAGATCGGCGATCGTGATGAATCGCTTGAGAACGTTCTTGGGCATGATGTAGGTGTAGCCCTCCTCGCGGATGTCGTCAGAGGAGACGTAGATGTTGTTCGATCGCGTCCGGAGGTTCGAGGTCGCGATGGCGCGGGTCCGCCACTCCGTCTTCGAGGCAAACGACTGCTGTTCATACTGGGAAGTGGTGGTGACAATGATGTCCTCTCCACGCACGTTCTGCGTCTTGGTCGTGACGGCAGTGAGTTGCTtcgcctcctcctgctgcttCTCAATCTCTGCAGCCTGCTGTCGCTGCAGAGATGGGGCGCTGATCTCCATACCCAAGATGATATCTCGGACTTCACTGCTGGTCAAACTCTGCACGTTGacattgttcttctttccgTAGTCGTTCAAGATCAGGTCACGCAGCTGCACTTCCACCTTGATCCAGTCCTCGTCCGAGAGAGATGGCCAGATGTGATGCTCTTGAGTGATCACGGTCTTATCGGGCCGCAGGAGGATCTTAGCTTTGTCAATGTTGACATGCAGCGCACGCAGAATGAGAATCAATCGGGAGAACGCGGTGTATGGGGAGATGGACTTCAACCATTCATCGTACAGGTTGAAGAGAACCATCTGAGGCTCAGTCGCGCGTAGAATCATGTCCGCAAGCTTCTCAACCTTCATGGCAGCCTGGAAAGGAAGCTGGAGCTCGGACGCAcggatggagatgttgggGAAATCAAGAAGGTGGACCTCGAGAGGATCAAGCAGACCCTTCCGGGTAACGATGAGCTGCTTCGGTTGCTCTTCCACAGGCAGAGACCGAATCAAAGCCGCCACTTCTTCGGCTGTCTTCCATTTGGCCAATTGACCAAGACGCTTCTGGCCAGCCCACACGCTGGTGTGAATGATCTTCAAGAACAGCTGTCCAGTTCGgggattgaagatgaagattGCACCGTTGATGGGCTTTGTGGTCAAGTTACCTTCGAACGTCTTGTGGATCGTGACACGGTAGACATTGGTGTCATCGATGAACAGCTGAATCTGCGGACTGAACAGCTCCGAGTAGTTCTGCGAGTTGAGGAACTCCTGGTTGCTCTCTGAAGCGTACAGCTGCAGACCCTTGCGGATACGCTCACGCAGCACGTACAAAGCCGGGTTCGCTTTCATAACCTTGGCCATGGCCTGCTGGATCAAAGTCTTCAGGCCCGGGAAGTACTGGCCGTAAGCCGAGTACAGGTTGTAGGCAAGGTCGATGCCGATCATCAGACCGGTGGCGGAAGGATAGATGCTCATGCTGTCGGTGGTGTAGTCGAGATACTTGGCACGGACGTAGCGTTCAATATCGTGTGAATCGTAGTCGCCATACCTCAGCTGCACATCAAGCCAGAACTTGTTCGTCGTGTTGGGTTCGTAGACGTCCTTCGTATCGAACAACAGAGAAGGCCGGGTGACGTTCCACTTGTTGGTCGCGAAGAGAAGGATATCCGCGCAAGAACTGTTCATCTTGTAAGATTTACGTGGATGAATCGTCTCCTTTTGGACCGCCTCGACACCAAGCTGTTCCAGTTCTTGGTCAAAAACCTGACACAAGTCCATGACCACGGACTCGTGGATCTTCTGCCACAAGTGGGCACGGAAGATCTGGATCAAAGAGATCTTCAGGGTTGGGATCTTGCCGTGCAAGAAGATACCGGTGAGATCCAGCTGCACCTGGAAACCAACATAGACGTTGGCACGGTTGATCGTGGGGGACCACCAGAGGGTGAAACGACGGTTGGGAATCTGGTTCAAACCAGACCGCTGAGCGTTGGTAAGCTTCTTGAATTTCATCGACTCCTCAAAGCCTAGAGAAATAGTTAGCAAAAGTTTCGTCGTATTTTCCGGGGGGGCCAGATCTTACCTGATGCTCTCTCCCAGAACAGACCCTCCCAAGATGGGAAAGCCGTCGCCTTGAATAGGGTGTGCTCCAGAATGGTCTCTACACCACCTAGGGCCTGAATGACATCCGTCCGGTAAGCGTTCAAATTCCAAAGCTTGCCATCGTGCCTTTGGCTAGTCCACCAGAACGGATTGCTCTTCATCAGCTGGTACTGCTTGAACTCCGCGCGAAGTCGGAATCCCTTGTCGAAGCTGAGGGTGCTTCGGTCCTTTTGGAAAAGCGTGTTGATACGTGGCAGACCACGGTCCCAGCTgtcttccagatcctccaacGTCAAGCGCCGGTTCTGCTGTTGGGCCTCCATTCGCTTCTGGGAGTACTCCATCCACACGCGCTGCGAGTCGATGAACTCGGCTTCCCAGGGAATGATGTATCGGAAGATGTTGGGGATCAGAGTCTCTTCGTCGTGAGACATACCTGCCCGGAAGTGGGTGATGCCCGTGTCCGTTTGCTTTGACCAACGCTTGTCGCTGgtggggatgaggatgtgAGATCCGGAGATCATACCCAGACCACCCAATTCCTTCGGAGTATAAAACACAGCCGGAGGGAAACGCGAAGGCATCTTGGAGTTCAATCCAATCTTGACACGGGTTTGAATCTTTGTCTCGCACTTGACAATGGTGTCAAGAAGGTTGACGGTCGAAACAGCAGCCTCACGGTAATAGGTGAAGAGAGCAATCAGCGCCGTGTTCCACTTGTTAGCGATCTTGGTGAAAGTCGTCGATCCAGAGGACATGAGGATTTGCCGGATACGGTTGTTGAACTTCTGGATGTCCTCTTCGGTGACCTGAAGGAAGGCATGGGCCGTCCGTTCCTTGGTTGTGTTGTCGACCAGAGACCACACGCTGTCCTTGACCGAGAACTCCTCATTCTGATTCCGAATCTTAGGAAGGATACGAACTTCGAATCCACCCATAGAGAACAGCAAGTTAGGGTTGTCCTTGCTGTAGACGCTAGCAAACGTGTCATCCCAGTCGATGGTTGTGATAGATCTGGGGAGACGATTCTTCATATCCCAGAACACGGCACGTCCCAGGTTAACATCGTGGCGCATCAGGCGCATCCGACAATCACGAGGCCAGCACTTCTTATTCTTGTAACCAATGACGTTCTCAAAGTTCGGGTCTGGATTCTCGGTCAAGAAACGCTGGATCAAGTCTCGGGACTCATCCGCGGAGaatcggaagaagacccagATCTTGTCGACGTAACGGGTGTAGAGACGGATAGGATGCCTGGTCTCGGTCGGACGGTCTCTGAATTGCAGGAAGTCATTGGGGCTCGCGGGCGGCCCGGCCATCTCGCTGGCTCgctggaggccgaggagcaaCAAGTCAATCATCATGCCGTAGTACTGGAACACGAACCCCGAAAACTGAAGACCACGGATCAGTCCGTAACTGTTTGTGTGGTTCATATCCTTGTAGCTCAGCTGGACATTGTTCTTGGAGGTGATGTAGTCTGCCAAGTTGTGGTCCATGATCAGACGAAGCATTCGGTTCAAAAGGGTCAGGTCGATCTTCTCGTAGACCTTGGACAACTCGGTCTCAATCATGACGTTGGTCTCGCCCTCGTCACTCTCCCAGACGTTGGACAAGTTGTTAATACCTTGGGTCCACTTGTAAGCCAAAAGGGGAGGCACTTCCGAATCTGAGGGCTTAATCCAGGCGGGGAAGAGGTGGCGCTGCTCCGCTTGGTACCAGAGGTATTGATCCAGGTAAGCATCGGTAATCTTTTCGATGGGTTCAATGTCGTAGACAGGGTTGATGTTATTGTAGTTGTCATTCATATCAATGCCAACCTCTTTAAAGGCTCTCTGGGTCAGGAGGAAACGCTTGATTCTCGCCAGGGTGGTTCCAGGAGAGTCATAAGCCTGTTCGATGAGCGCGAGTTCCTCGCGCTGGCTCTGGTTCAGTCGGCCCTTCACGGAGTATGATTCGCGCAGTCGTTCCAGAGCCAGAATAAGGATCTTCGTGTCGTGCTTGTACGAGACACTGGGGAACGGAATTGGAGAGAATTTGCGAGACTCCAGCCAGTGGACCATGGTCGTGTAAATGGCAACTGCCTCCTCGGATGAAACGTACGGGCCGTCTTTCAAGTAATTGTGCTGCCTTTCTTGCTCGGACTTCAGCCAAAGACGGGTAAGACGACCCaggttcttcttggcgaCTGTCTTGTCGACGGTGGCACCACGACGAATTCTCTCGCGATTATAGTGAGCAACCGAAATCCACCAGTCAGCCTTGCTCTTGACATATCGAAGGATGATGTTCTCAATCGGAGCAGGCAGACCCGGAACCTTCCAAGGGATGTTACtcttccagcatctccatGCCTCAGACAGATGTTGCAGGACGACATTGACCTTGTTCTGCTTAATGCCCTCGGGCATCATGTCCATAAGATCTGCCATCACAGATGCGCGGAGTTCCAAATCGAAATGGGATTCCACACGCTGCTTGGTCACGGTCTTGGCTACACCCTTGCTGTGGCGGCCCTCGAACTGACGAGAAAGCAGGTTTCCGAGCCACCGCTCCAGCAGAGGGATGATACCGCGCATGAAGAACAGCCAGACTCGCCAGGCAGGCGCCCAGAAACCGCAGCCAGGACCCTTGCCGACGGGACCGGAGTTGAAACGGTAGTAGATGAGGTGCTTCAGATCTTTGCACGACCGGATCTGGTGCATCAACTTGTACTTGTACCGGTACATACCGGTGAGCTGACCAACGTGGTTGAAGGCATAGAGGATGCCATCCGCCAACTGGAAAGCGTCGATGTTGCCCAGACGATATTGGACCTGGGCATCGACAATCAGTTTGGTCAGGCGCAGAATTTCTCGCATCAAGTGAAACGCGTTTCCGAAGCGGGACTTCTTTCGCTCCTTGGTGGTCAGGGTCTTGACGGGCTTCAGGTTGAAGTTGTAGTCGAGATGCAAGTAGGTCAGGTTCTTGCGGTGGATGAGCAGGTTCAGCATGTTGAAACCCTGGCGGCAGACCTGTAGACCGGCCTCAACCCAGTCGATGGTcgtctgctggaagaacttgGTCGACTTTAAAGTCTTCATCAGGTTCTGCTTGCTCTGAGCctttggcttcttcttgtgaAGCTCGTTGAGCACGTAAGTCTTGAGAAGCTTTTGGTATGATACCCGAACCTTGACAGGTTGACCCTGCGGGCAGTGTTCCAGATACCACTGTTTCACCAGCGGCACGTCCTGGGCACGAACCATCTTGCCGGACCGCTTGTCAAACGGGTGAGGGGCCCACCACAGAGCGATAGCAGACGCGGTCTCCGTGGTGTAAagttcctcgtcctcgaagaACGGTTCAACTTCTCCCGGTAGCTCAaagtcatcctcctcattgCCATATCCGAAAATTTCGTCTTCGTGGCTGACCGTGATGTTCTTGGGCTTGACGGAACGAGAGGAGATGGGGTTGATGACGGGGTCGAAGTAGAATGCAGGCAGGTTGGGATCTTCGGTCCGAACATAGACCACCTGAGGGTGAGAGTACCAGGAGACCTTGACGCTCCGTGGAAGGGTATTGTACAGAAACGGGAACGCCACTCGGTACTCGGTCCGAATGGGAgcgcggaag
Encoded proteins:
- a CDS encoding uncharacterized protein (ID:PFLUO_004372-T1.cds;~source:funannotate), with amino-acid sequence MGSPSPSLPGTAPNVVGQPGMPTPAPRPRGPKLKFTREEDLLLVELKEIKNLTWKQIADFFPGRTSGTLQVRYCTKLKTKDVIWTEDMVHRLQRAVDEYENDQWRIIAGKVGNGYTPAACREKASQFS
- a CDS encoding uncharacterized protein (ID:PFLUO_004373-T1.cds;~source:funannotate) gives rise to the protein MASLPPPPPPPGWGAAPPSMPMAPPPPGYQPPADPTVAKFAQKKNEWLRTQRNRFGEKRKGGFVETQKADMPPEHLRKIVRDIGDVSQKKFANEKRSYLGALKFMPHAVLKLLENMPMPWESAREVKVLYHVNGCLTLVNETPRVIEPVFHAQWATMWMCMRREKSDRRHFKRMRFPPFDDEEPPLSWSENIEDVEPLEPIQMELDESEDSPVYEWFYDHRPLLDTSHVGGPSYKKWNLSLPQMATLYRLSHQLLSDVVDENYHHMFDLNSFFTAKALNVAIPGGPRFEPLYKDIDPNDEDFSEFNAIDRIIFRAPIRTEYRVAFPFLYNTLPRSVKVSWYSHPQVVYVRTEDPNLPAFYFDPVINPISSRSVKPKNITVSHEDEIFGYGNEEDDFELPGEVEPFFEDEELYTTETASAIALWWAPHPFDKRSGKMVRAQDVPLVKQWYLEHCPQGQPVKVRVSYQKLLKTYVLNELHKKKPKAQSKQNLMKTLKSTKFFQQTTIDWVEAGLQVCRQGFNMLNLLIHRKNLTYLHLDYNFNLKPVKTLTTKERKKSRFGNAFHLMREILRLTKLIVDAQVQYRLGNIDAFQLADGILYAFNHVGQLTGMYRYKYKLMHQIRSCKDLKHLIYYRFNSGPVGKGPGCGFWAPAWRVWLFFMRGIIPLLERWLGNLLSRQFEGRHSKGVAKTVTKQRVESHFDLELRASVMADLMDMMPEGIKQNKVNVVLQHLSEAWRCWKSNIPWKVPGLPAPIENIILRYVKSKADWWISVAHYNRERIRRGATVDKTVAKKNLGRLTRLWLKSEQERQHNYLKDGPYVSSEEAVAIYTTMVHWLESRKFSPIPFPSVSYKHDTKILILALERLRESYSVKGRLNQSQREELALIEQAYDSPGTTLARIKRFLLTQRAFKEVGIDMNDNYNNINPVYDIEPIEKITDAYLDQYLWYQAEQRHLFPAWIKPSDSEVPPLLAYKWTQGINNLSNVWESDEGETNVMIETELSKVYEKIDLTLLNRMLRLIMDHNLADYITSKNNVQLSYKDMNHTNSYGLIRGLQFSGFVFQYYGMMIDLLLLGLQRASEMAGPPASPNDFLQFRDRPTETRHPIRLYTRYVDKIWVFFRFSADESRDLIQRFLTENPDPNFENVIGYKNKKCWPRDCRMRLMRHDVNLGRAVFWDMKNRLPRSITTIDWDDTFASVYSKDNPNLLFSMGGFEVRILPKIRNQNEEFSVKDSVWSLVDNTTKERTAHAFLQVTEEDIQKFNNRIRQILMSSGSTTFTKIANKWNTALIALFTYYREAAVSTVNLLDTIVKCETKIQTRVKIGLNSKMPSRFPPAVFYTPKELGGLGMISGSHILIPTSDKRWSKQTDTGITHFRAGMSHDEETLIPNIFRYIIPWEAEFIDSQRVWMEYSQKRMEAQQQNRRLTLEDLEDSWDRGLPRINTLFQKDRSTLSFDKGFRLRAEFKQYQLMKSNPFWWTSQRHDGKLWNLNAYRTDVIQALGGVETILEHTLFKATAFPSWEGLFWERASGFEESMKFKKLTNAQRSGLNQIPNRRFTLWWSPTINRANVYVGFQVQLDLTGIFLHGKIPTLKISLIQIFRAHLWQKIHESVVMDLCQVFDQELEQLGVEAVQKETIHPRKSYKMNSSCADILLFATNKWNVTRPSLLFDTKDVYEPNTTNKFWLDVQLRYGDYDSHDIERYVRAKYLDYTTDSMSIYPSATGLMIGIDLAYNLYSAYGQYFPGLKTLIQQAMAKVMKANPALYVLRERIRKGLQLYASESNQEFLNSQNYSELFSPQIQLFIDDTNVYRVTIHKTFEGNLTTKPINGAIFIFNPRTGQLFLKIIHTSVWAGQKRLGQLAKWKTAEEVAALIRSLPVEEQPKQLIVTRKGLLDPLEVHLLDFPNISIRASELQLPFQAAMKVEKLADMILRATEPQMVLFNLYDEWLKSISPYTAFSRLILILRALHVNIDKAKILLRPDKTVITQEHHIWPSLSDEDWIKVEVQLRDLILNDYGKKNNVNVQSLTSSEVRDIILGMEISAPSLQRQQAAEIEKQQEEAKQLTAVTTKTQNVRGEDIIVTTTSQYEQQSFASKTEWRTRAIATSNLRTRSNNIYVSSDDIREEGYTYIMPKNVLKRFITIADLRVQVSGYIYGSSPPDNEQVKEVRTIVMIPQVGNTRDVQLPHQLPQHDYLNGLEPLGVIHTVSGNEPPYMSAMDVTQHARLMNAHPSWDKKTVTMTVSFTPGSVSLAAWGLTPTGYKWGAENKDMSSDQPQGFATNMGEKCQLLLSDKIRGYFLVPEDNVWNYSFMGSSFGSVEKRPVYVKIDTPLRFYDDQHRPLHFQNFAELEDIWVDRSDNFE